A single Capsicum annuum cultivar UCD-10X-F1 unplaced genomic scaffold, UCD10Xv1.1 ctg83390, whole genome shotgun sequence DNA region contains:
- the LOC124895681 gene encoding uncharacterized protein LOC124895681 produces MDRNAFHTLVLLTKNIGGLSDSKSMSSNEKLAIFLNILAHHEKNRSIKVDYIRSRWSVSQAFNECLCAILKLTPLLLVNPKPILKDETEDRWKWFEGCLGALDGTYIPIRVPTQYKPRYMARKREIATNILGVCDRNLNFREMEVDPLDSDMKEQAEYQHKNIDVVESSEEWSSWRNELAQRMWYERTNN; encoded by the exons ATGGATAGAAATGCCTTTCACACTTTAGTTCTCTTAACTAAGAATATTGGAGGTTTGAGCGATAGTAAAAGTATGTCAAGTAATGAAAAGTTAGctatatttttaaatatcttgGCTCATCACGAGAAGAATAGATCTATCAAAGTTGATTATATTAGATCGAGATGGAGCGTAAGTCAGGCTTTCAATGAATGCTTGTGCGCTATTCTCAAACTAACCCCATTGTTACTTGTTAATCCTAAACCAATACTGAAGGATGAGACTGAAGATCGCTGGaaatggtttgag GGTTGTTTAGGTGCACTAGACGGTACTTACATTCCTATTAGAGTTCCAACTCAATACAAACCAAGATACATGGCAAGAAAAAGAGAGATAGCAACTAATATTTTAGGAGTTTGTGATAGAAACCTCAATTTCAG AGAGATGGAAGTGGATCCCTTGGATAGTGATATGAAAGAACAAGCGGAATATCAACACAAAAATATTGACGTTGTTGAATCGTCGGAGGAATGGAGCAGTTGGAGGAATGAGTTGGCTCAACGAATGTGGTATGAAAGAACTAATAATTGA